The genomic DNA GCTGGACAGCGGGGGATCCGCATTTCAGGCAGGTTCCGTCCGGTTTCGGCGGCTTGCTCTTGATGTTGTAGATCTCCTGACAATCAGGGTTGGAACAGGTTCTCCGGGTCGTCAACCGGTCCAGTATGACATCCCTGGGGACATCGAGGTTGATAACCCTGTCGAGCTTCAGGTTGATCTTTAGCAGTAATTTCTTCAGCGCCTCGGCCTGCGGGATCGTCCTCGGAAAACCGTCGAGGAGAAAACCCTTCGCGCAATCCGGCTCCTGCAGCCTTGCCTCCATGATATCCATGATGAGGTCATCGGGGACAAGCTCGCCGCGCTCCATGAAACCCTGTGCCTTCTTGCCAAGCTCGTTTCCCGCCTTGACAGCGTTTCTCAAAATATCACCGGTCGAGATCTGCACCGAACCGTCATAATCCGTCAGCATCTTTGCCACGGTACCTTTTCCGGCACCGGGGGCTCCCAATAGCACGATTTTCATTTTACATCCTCCTTGGATCAAATTGTGGTATCAAATTATTGGATCA from Syntrophorhabdaceae bacterium includes the following:
- a CDS encoding adenylate kinase; translation: MKIVLLGAPGAGKGTVAKMLTDYDGSVQISTGDILRNAVKAGNELGKKAQGFMERGELVPDDLIMDIMEARLQEPDCAKGFLLDGFPRTIPQAEALKKLLLKINLKLDRVINLDVPRDVILDRLTTRRTCSNPDCQEIYNIKSKPPKPDGTCLKCGSPAVQRADETVEAITKRLETYNEKTAPLIDFYTKEGLVTTISSLSSEEIVNQVKAVVKK